The Streptomyces seoulensis genome contains a region encoding:
- a CDS encoding ATP-binding cassette domain-containing protein produces MTRIEDNPGGGRSAVSVRGMVKHYGETKALDGVDLEVREGTVMGVLGPNGAGKTTLVRILSTLITPDAGEALVAGYDVVRQPRQLRRVIGLTGQYASVDEKLPGWENLYMIGRLLDLSRKDARLRADELLERFSLTEAAKRPASTYSGGMRRRLDLAASMIGRPQVLFLDEPTTGLDPRTRNEVWDEVKAMVGDGVTVLLTTQYMEEAEQLASELTVVDRGKVIAGGRIEELKAKVGGRTLRVRPVDPLQLEPLAATLDELGITGLATTTVDRQTGTLLVPILSDEQLTAVVGAVTARGITISSIVTELPSLDEVFLSLTGHRASAPQDATPAESREEVAV; encoded by the coding sequence ATGACGCGAATCGAAGACAACCCCGGCGGCGGCCGTTCCGCCGTGTCCGTGCGGGGGATGGTCAAGCACTACGGCGAGACCAAGGCACTGGACGGGGTCGACCTTGAGGTCCGGGAGGGGACCGTGATGGGGGTGCTCGGGCCGAACGGCGCCGGGAAGACCACACTCGTCCGCATCCTGTCGACCCTGATCACCCCGGACGCCGGCGAGGCCCTCGTGGCCGGGTACGACGTCGTGCGCCAGCCCCGGCAACTGCGCCGGGTGATCGGGCTGACCGGGCAGTACGCCTCGGTGGACGAGAAGCTGCCCGGCTGGGAGAACCTGTACATGATCGGCCGACTGCTGGACCTGTCCCGCAAGGACGCCCGCCTCCGCGCCGACGAACTGCTGGAGCGCTTCTCCCTCACCGAGGCCGCCAAGCGCCCCGCCTCCACCTACTCCGGCGGCATGCGGCGGCGCCTGGACCTGGCCGCCTCCATGATCGGCCGCCCGCAGGTGCTGTTCCTGGACGAGCCCACGACGGGCCTCGACCCCCGTACCCGCAACGAGGTGTGGGACGAGGTGAAGGCGATGGTCGGCGACGGCGTGACCGTGCTGCTCACCACCCAGTACATGGAGGAGGCCGAGCAGCTCGCCTCCGAGCTGACCGTGGTGGACCGGGGCAAGGTCATCGCGGGCGGCCGCATCGAGGAGCTGAAGGCCAAGGTCGGCGGCCGCACCCTGCGCGTGCGCCCGGTGGACCCGCTCCAACTGGAGCCGCTCGCCGCCACGCTGGACGAGCTGGGCATCACCGGCCTGGCCACCACCACCGTGGACCGCCAGACCGGCACCCTGCTGGTGCCGATCCTCAGCGACGAGCAGTTGACCGCGGTCGTCGGCGCGGTCACCGCGCGCGGCATCACCATCTCCTCCATCGTCACCGAACTCCCCAGCCTGGACGAGGTGTTCCTCTCGCTCACCGGCCACCGCGCCAGTGCCCCGCAGGACGCCACGCCCGCCGAATCCCGCGAAGAGGTCGCCGTATGA
- the panB gene encoding 3-methyl-2-oxobutanoate hydroxymethyltransferase — MTQLSAAQTKPSDGKTLYGGKGTRRITVRDIALAKERGEKWPMLTAYDAMTASVFDESGIPVLLVGDSAGNCHLGYETTVPVTLDEMTMLSAAVVRGTSRALIVGDLPFGSYQEGPVQALRSATRLVKEAGVSAVKLEGGERSHEQIRLLVESGIPVMAHIGLTPQSVNAMGYRVQGRGEEAAQQLLRDAKAVQDAGAFAVVLELVPAELAAEVTRVLHIPTVGIGAGPDTDAQVLVWTDMLGLTSGRVPKFVKKYAALREVMGDAAKSFAEEVVGGTFPLDEHSVH; from the coding sequence ATGACGCAGCTCTCGGCTGCCCAGACGAAGCCCTCCGACGGCAAGACGCTGTACGGAGGAAAGGGCACCCGCCGCATCACGGTCCGCGACATCGCACTCGCCAAGGAGCGGGGCGAGAAGTGGCCCATGCTCACCGCCTACGACGCGATGACCGCGTCCGTCTTCGACGAGTCGGGCATCCCCGTCCTCCTCGTGGGCGACTCGGCGGGCAACTGCCATCTCGGCTACGAGACGACCGTGCCCGTCACCCTCGACGAGATGACCATGCTCTCCGCCGCCGTGGTACGCGGCACCAGCCGCGCCCTCATCGTCGGCGACCTCCCCTTCGGCTCCTACCAGGAGGGTCCGGTGCAGGCGCTGCGCTCGGCGACCCGGCTGGTCAAGGAGGCCGGGGTGAGCGCCGTGAAGCTGGAGGGCGGCGAACGCTCGCACGAGCAGATCAGGCTGCTGGTGGAGTCCGGCATCCCGGTGATGGCCCACATCGGCCTCACCCCGCAGTCCGTCAACGCCATGGGCTACCGGGTCCAGGGGCGCGGCGAGGAGGCGGCCCAGCAGCTCCTCCGTGACGCGAAGGCGGTGCAGGACGCGGGTGCCTTCGCCGTCGTGCTGGAGCTGGTCCCGGCGGAGCTGGCGGCCGAGGTCACGCGGGTGCTGCACATCCCGACGGTCGGCATCGGCGCCGGTCCGGACACCGACGCGCAGGTCCTGGTCTGGACCGACATGCTGGGCCTGACCTCGGGCCGGGTCCCGAAGTTCGTCAAGAAGTACGCGGCGCTGCGCGAGGTCATGGGCGACGCGGCGAAGTCCTTCGCGGAGGAGGTCGTCGGCGGAACGTTCCCGCTCGACGAGCACTCCGTCCACTAG